AATGGGCGTGAAAGCGGGTGGGGTTGGAGAGTTCATAATGGGCTGGGCCTTAGATGTTAGATGAATTCGGATACTGTTCGAATAAGCCCAATTCAACTTAATTGGACCTCATCAGTACTTTGATATTTGGTCCCTTGCAGCCCAATGAATATAATTGGACCATAGCATGACCCAAGTCAAATTAattggaattttttattatcaaagcCCATGAAAATTTGAGTTCCTATGgcccaatttattaaatttgagccATTCATTACAAGGCCCATTACAAGGAAGATTTTGATGCATCTTCGGGCccaatttgatataattttatttaggcCCATTGTAGTGAAGATTGTGCAACTTATACTTTCTAtgcaattcaatttaattacagCCTTTTCTATCGGTTAGTATTAAACAATTAGATTCGCTCATCATAGACAAAGTTGGATTTTGCGATCGGCATGATAATGACTCAATACCAGAAATCGATACTTGGTGAattctattttgaattaaagtgTCGGAATTTCGGTCATACCGGGTTTTGGGTGGTGAATCAGAGAAGAGAGAGGCCCTCATGTTTCAACTTTCACGCTTCAAGAAAACCAATGCGGTAAGTGTGCCAGAGGGCAACATTATCAAGGCTCATTTAAGTGAAGATTTAGTATGATTGCCTTTCGGTCCAATTCAACTTAATGGTCCCATTCATCACCAAGGCCCACTATATTGAAGAGTTTGATTCCTTGCATTTCGGCccaattcaatttaattgggCCTGATCAATATGATCAAAGCCCATTACAGGATTCGGGAAACCCTCTGAGGTTCTGCTTCAGTTTACAGAAAAGGAGTGAAGAAAAATTCGTAGAAAAGATGTCGTGTAATTCAGGCACCTGCGAATCCGGTTGCTACAGAGAAGAATATTCCGGCGACGACGTCCGCCACAACCGACCGCTGGTGACGGGAAACTCTCAGGAGTCTAATGGCGTTTCTTCACGTGGCGGCTATTCCAACTCTCACGGCCTCTGCATTAAGTGCAAGGTTAATGAAACCATCGCCTCCACCCACCAATCTGTCGCTGCAGGCGGAGGAGACAGCATTAGATTTTGTGCTGATTGCTTCCGGAGTAATTTGTTTGGGAAGTTTCGGTTTGCAGTCACTTCTAATGCTATGATTTCGCCTTCCGATAATGTTCTCGTTGCATTCTCTGGTGGTCCTGGCTCTAGGTATCCTTTATACATGTGTAGACTTGCTTTTGTGTTTGGCTTGCAATGCGATGGCAGTTTAGCTGTGTTTAAACTGAAAGAACGACTTTAAGCTTGGAAGATGAGCTTGAATTTAGATTGAAGTTTGCTAACTTGTCTAGGTTGGCTTTGGTATAGTCGTTGTTGAATGAGGAAATTCTCTTAGAATCTATAAGTTGCTTTGTTTCGGTATGTTAAGCTTGATAATGCTTGGTTTCCATTTTCTTAATAGAGGTCAGACTTGCAGTTGATTTGATAGTCTGAAACAGATTGAGCAAACTATAGTTCGGGCTGGTTAATTAGTATTCTGGTGCTAGAGCTTCCAATGGAAACTTGGAGTGAACTTGGATACTTCTTGTAGAATAGATGAAACCGAGTTGTTTGGGTATCACAGAATGCAATAGTTTTCTGAAATAGTTAAAAGTATGAGTTGGTTTAACTTGGTCCTTTGTACTTTTATACtacatttcttgattttgagttAGTTTTTTGGTAATGGATTAACAATCTGTTCAAATTTAAACAGAATTGTTCCCCAATCCCTAGTCTCTAGTTTCTTGCTACCATGACAGAGTGTTGACCTTTCATCCATAGCTGCTTGTGTACAGTGACCTATGCAAGtgcaaatattgaatattgagTTTAAGAGGGTAAATTCATATGAATGGAAAATCTATCTCCTttgtttaaaagaaaaaaagaaaattctaagaaGATCACTACGTCCAGCATAACTGAAAAGATCTAAGTGCTAGGTTTGCATATCCACTGCCCGAGGGTTGTAACCACTTTGTTGCTTGCACCTGCActtgtgtatgtgtatgtatgtggTTTACATTTGTAGTTTGCATATACATATGACATATGATTCATTACTAGTCTAATGGTAATGACATTGATAATGTGGGTATAGGTGATGAATTATGTATTCACCAGCAATGATACTGAATTTCCCTTACATAGCAAATGCAATAATTAATAGCACTATATGCACAAGACAAAGGGAGGTGAAACATCCTTGTTATTaggtattatattttttcgaaCATATGCTATAATTAATGTACTTGCAACCTAATCTAACTGCGTATCTCCCAACTGCTAATCGATATGgtaaaattgttgttttctgtATAGTGGGACTCTTCATTATCTAGTGTTTCAAGTTCTTCTGAGCATGTAAATTTATCTTCAGGGTGGCTCTTCAATTTGTTCATGAGATGCAACACAAATCACAGAAGAATTTTGATGCAAGTAGAGATCGATCATTGCCAGTGTTTGGGGTCGGTGTTGCTTATATTGATGAAAGTATCATTTTTCCGATACCTTCTAATGATTTTGATAGTGGACTTGATGAGATGAAACTCATTGTGTCAAGTTTAGCTCCACCTGCAAAACAGTTCTTTGTTGTACCGACTGAAAGTATTTATTCACCTGATTGTGCTGCTGGGAGGGACCAATTGACAAAGTTAGCTTCTGCTGTCAACGATGTTACTGGAAAAGAAGATCTCCTGGAGCATCTGCGCATGCTATCTTTGCAAAAGGTTTGGCTCTCTATTACTTTGTTCAATTAAACATCACATAGGGAACAGCTTAAGATTGCTGTATGCATTATGCAGATTGCTACTGAAAATGGGTATGCAAAAATCGTGCTAGGAACATGCACATCGCGGATAGCCTGTCATGTCCTTGAAGCAACAATCAAGGTTAGTTGCCCCCACACCAATCCTTTTCACAGAAAAGgggaaaaagtaataaataaggAAAGCAAAAACGCAAATAAATTAGGTTTAGCAGCTAACGGAACAAAGTAAggctattataaaaaatcttaaGCTGTTTGCACTTTCTTTTATCAGGGCCAGGGTTTCTCATTATCTGCAGATATCCAATATGTTGATGCAAGGTGGGAGATACCTGTGATGCTTCCCCTTCGTGACTGTCTGTCAGAGGAGCTGAATACCTTGTGCAGTCTGGATAGGTTTGTGGGGAACATGCAATATCTTCTCTTGATTATGAAGTGTACTTTATACGTTCATTTTGCATGACCATATATAGTTCATTTTCAGACTGAAACTGTTGCTTCATGATGAATCTCTCTTTTATTGTCAGGACAGTTTAAAGACCATAGAAGTGTTTCAGCAACCTCGTTCTGGCATCAATGGGTTGATAGCCTCCTTTGTGAAATTATTGCAGGTATGGATGACAATGATGTGTATCTTTGTCAGGCTACACTTCCAGTATAACAGAAATAAGTATAATGTCAAGGCTTAACTAAAGATTTTTTGGGTGAGTGTCCCCACGGTTGCCTTACCATCCATTTCTGGTCATATGTTGGAAGGATGCACCATCTTCAAGAATTGATTACACAGACACTAGGAGTTAGGGATCAGATTGATTTGAATGAAGTCATTAAAGTTGAGTTCATATTGCAATCTAGTCACTCCTgcaatgtaataaataaatttggggAGTGATTCAGATGAAGGCTATTTCTTATCCAACCTAATAAAGGAATTGAGAAGCCAACCGAGCTTTCATATACACATTTTTTCATGGAAAAGAGTCTTTCCTTACAAGCCTAGAAAAGTGGTCAAACTTTAGGTAAGAGTAGCATTGAGCCAGTCCCTTTTCTCCGATAGGGTGTCTTTCTCTGTTTAAGAGTTCACCTTGATGTCTAATAAGAGGGGAATAAACTCCAACAGAGAACAAAGTTTTCATTGAGCTCAGCTAGTTGGCTATAAATACAACATTCTCGCAATTTCTCCTTTTGTTTTCAACTAATTGCAAAAGGAATTTTGGATAGACGCCTTTATTGTCATCAGTAATGGATGATCTTCCGGAGCTGGATGCAACCCGTAggtatagataattatttttaaaatgttgcttatattattgaaatcTCCAGATAAGGCCTTGATATGCACGAACAGCCAAAAATGAGGAATGTTTGTACTAATACTTGCTGGATGGGCCACAGTTGTCCCCTTCATGGTCAGATTTCGGAATCCCCCACTTTTGTGTACTATGGAGAAATAGGCAACTGTGTGCATTAGGCTTTACTTCGGTAGTGAATCATTCTCATTCTAATTGGTAGGAAAAGGATTTCTCTGATGTCCAAGAGAACTAATTTGCCATCTAGGTATGAGCTGCTTGGTTTACTTTGCTTTTATTAGACAGGTATTATAGTTTGAGGAAAGGCACTCGTGTTATAAGTCATACTCTGTTGTTTTTCTTATCAGTAAATTAATCGCTGATGTAGTCTGGATGAATTTTGGCTCaatcttttgatatttcttATTCGTTTTACAGCATGAGAATCCTTCACGAGAAAGCACAATTGTAAGGACGGCAGGGAAGCTCACGCCTTTCTGTTTCAACAGGATTCCTGAAGTTGGCCATGATAATGGTCATTTGGCTTCTCAGAGGAGGCAAAAGAAATACAACTTGAAACCTAATGAATCTCTACCTCCAGAGTCTTTTTGCATTATATGCAACAGCCCACTGAAGAAATCTGGCAATACAATCTTCAACGACCTTGACGATGGGGAAACAAGGGCTGCAGCTGCATGCTCAAGTTGCCAGTATCAGATTCTTCCTAGGGACCTCTCATCTTTGGAGTACTTCTATTCACTCCTCCCTCAGTCAATGTGTGCCCGGGCAAGGGATAGCAGTATCAGCCATGAGTTGTTGAGGTAACACTTTATAGTTTATACCCATTTTTGTGCTACCCATCTAGTGTCAATAAGTGCACCACTTTGGTTTCGCATTCTGATGCATGCCATGATTTGCATTTGAAAGAAAAGTTTTAGGCATGGTTATCATTTACCATATTGATGACCTAAATGACCTATGTTTCtaagcattttttttccttctgcAGAGATCAAATACAGGACTGTCTGTTATCAGATAGCAATGATGGAACCTGAATCAATGACCTCCCttcatcaatattaatttgaaaaaggtATTTTTTGACAATGTTGTCATGTCCCGATGGTTGACTAGCCAAAGAGGAGGCAGTGACAGGCAGCTGGAAGCAGGATAAATGGAGAGTGAAATCAATCCTACATTCGCAAATGAGGTTGTTCTGGCACCTAGATCAGACAACAGAGGAGACAATCaatcttgaattttgatgCGAGTCCTGGAATGTATTAGTTTAACACAAATTCTGGTACTAGGTGTTATAAAGATAGCTTGGTTCTAAAACAATCTTTTTTCTGGAAGATGTAGCGACAGTATCTCAAAGTAATTTCTGGAAGATGTAATGACGGTATCCCAAAGAAAGCATGAAAAGTTCAGCGGGAAGCTCTATTATTCCCCCTGTTTTGAGGGGAAAATAGCAGGGGTTGAAATTTCAAGATCCACGGCAGCCAAAATGTTTTCACTGAAACTTGTCTGCATTCCTTCAACTCCCAGAATCAGAGAAGTATCAAGTAGCGATTATGCTCAGTAGACCATTCTTGAGTGCCTTTACAATTCAATGTAATTGATAAAGTTTGTAAAGTTATCAAGTTGACAACCATGCCTTCATGTGATATATCAATTTTGCTATAactatttttgataaatatactACAACTGTGTATGACTCAGTTCAATAAAATCCTCAACGACAGTCAAGTTGaagagaaaattcaaatatgcTAAATTATACATCTCACAGCCAGGTATGAGTGCACAATATGTATGCAGTCCATTCTTGGATCCACCCACCTTTGTTtgcttttataatttctccatCAAGTATAACTTGTCTGAAGTTGAAGCTGATGTTTTGTGCACCTATTTCTCTTCTCTTGTTGCCAATGATTGACCTTTCATGTGTGataaattctcaaattgaatGCACTTGCCAGATCTTTTCTCTGATATGGTTGTGATTGATTAATACATTTCAAAGTTGGACATGTTCCTTCACTGAATCTGGGGGCCCTGTGTTTGCCTGTGAggctgctgctgctggtgGGTGTGGTGTGGGGCGGTCCTCGTATACTTTTTATCTTAGCTTTATCTCATGATTCGTTATCAGCCTCCCTTTCCCATTCATTAATCTTTATATCTCTCAATTTACTTCGATGTAGGTCAGTATGCAGTCGTGTTGGAACATAAAGTTTGAGTCAACATTGGGCAATCACGGATGTAAGAGAATTTCTCGAACCACATAGATCATGCATTTCATGCGACGATATAACTATGTCTGCATCAAGTTTTGGAGTTTCTATACCGCAACTTTGTAGAGGGAGATTGTTTTCAGGCTCTGTAGATGCCTGTTAGTTGAATTTTGCCTAAGTAGCTGAACAAAGTGTTGATAGTTATGTTTTTCACTTTATGAGGCGCTGGTAATGGGGATGGGGATGGGGATGGGGTATGGCCCTTGCAATTTACACTTCTTTTATGTCACCTGTACTTGGTGGCTTTTTATTTCGTGTGGAACTGCATGTGGGGTGCTTCATGCTTGtgcttcctttttctttccacAAGAAACATGAAATTTAGATAAGTAATGTGCAGGAGGGGTCCTGATTCAAAGGACTCAGCAGTGTTGCAGGATACATTATAAGGCTAAAATCCATTTTATCCCtttgtattttcttgaaataattaaaattcttttatattttcaaaatagattAAAGCCCCATTTGTACTCAACAAAAAACACTTCTTCATTAGTAATTAATGGAAGGTGCGTTAAACGCGTTGATTGTGCGTTTGGGGGTGACTTTTAGCTGCTTTTgaccttatattttttgtgtttttgattaaaataccttcatagtgtgtatatatttcaCACGTACATCTTTTACTTGTTTCTAGtgattatttttgcattttcatccatctaaaaaataaaatattttttaatatatttacttaaaaaattgaaaaaatattttttaagtttgataatttaaataaaaatattaaattaaaatcacagtgtaaaaattaatatagtaaatttattttttaaatttaaaatatcttaactaatataaatgttaacaattaataaaattatataatattaataatttaagttatcCTTTAGCTaaagatttaaatttgaatactttttttataattattaaaattcaaaattattcaaaaaaacttatatttagtaaaattaaagttaaaactttcctttaattaaattgttttttatttaattaacataatttttttaaagttcaaaaattaaaagttaccaaatatataataaaagggGCGACGTGGACGCCGCCGTCGCCCAAATTGTGGGCACCGCGGCGTCTGTTGTCGACCAAAGAGAGACCATGAGCGATGACGAGTAGCATAGTCGCCCAAATTAACGTCGTCGCCTCCTTTTGTGGGAGGTGGCGGGGGTTGGGGCGGTGTGGAGAGGGTGGCGACGGGTTGAGGTGTATGGAGAGGGCAGCGAGGGTAGGGGTGggttattaattttgtttaatttttttttaaatattatttttttataatatatatttaaaattagtaaaatatgaaCCCttgatctttttataaatttaagattcagcagttaaaattaattgattaggtTTGACAGCTTTggttaattaatacaaattcaacggttattaaaataaaaaataatatatattagataaggATATAAcggttatattttaaaaagttaatgcCGTTAGTTATATTTAATGGAGATGGGCGATTGaactacattttaaaaaaaacagagaggaatttttgcttatttttaaaacacagagAAATTTTAGTCGACGTTTTATACAACggagttttatgcattttagcctactttataaagaaaattcttaCCTAAATTAGGTGTGGTCGAactaaatcaatcacaaagcTTGTCATGTGATTAGTCATTTCtttaaactaaaaatcaataacacgataaatatattatactttgtcataattaaaaaaacaattatattagtaccatataattttactcttaatatgacatattctgtcatttaatatttggaCTGATTACGTTTTAGACCttctctaaaattataaaattatattttccagcaaaatcttttaaaattacacttacacttcTTTTAGAATTTTGGTTACAATTGTACCATTTTCATTAGAATTTGAATGTAATTTGCCGacgtcaataaaaaaaaattacataaactttcAATTTAATCCTTCATTTACCATTTCGTATATTTTATTGACAAAGACCCtctagtaatatttttatacttataagggTAATAACATAaagtcaaaataatataattataataaaatattattcccGAATCATTGTTATTGTATAAGAAATAGTCGTTGATGAACGAAAAAAAACCAATTTTattcttcatattttataCAGAATATCAAATGAGACGTAAAATTAGAGTTAATATTTTCCTTCCAAACTTTAATAACAGGGATACAATTGTAaacgaaatttttttaaagagagtgaaacaataattttaaatttttttccagaaaaagtgtaatttagtAATCTGAagatctaaatgtaattaacccttctGTAGTGacgtgttaaaaaaaattgagggataattacaatacTAGACCCTGAAGTTTGATATagttacacataaattttctgtagtttgaaaaattacatttagtacccctcatatttattttcatctaacaaatatatacattcatTAGTAAAATACATGGAATTTGTTGGTTTTAGCCAAAACGTTGAAtgataattcatatttacttccgattaacttattgcaCATCAAAACAAATCTGTTTTGactaaactattcttatacatcttcTAATGTGAATGCATGTGAGAATGCATATTCACGATTATACGggttatttgataaaataaagatttatttgacatgcaataagcCCATGATAAGTCAATACGggcaaaatttgaatttgaatttaattttttgttgatgtcaTCAAAGtccattaattttatcaacagATGAATCTATTTACTATACAACGATAAAACATTagtaatactaaatataattttttaaataataaaatatttatatataattataataaatcttaAGGAAGAAtaccataattatatcaaatttcaaatcttaACAATTTTTTGGCCCCATAAGACAACCGGCCAAACCGTCCGCGTCTTGCCTTCTAAGTTCTATCAACTTAATGAAATAGCGAATTCTTTGAcctacaatttttaattaaaaaaactattatatagcatcctaaatatttaaaagaatatatgtaatccaatggaaaaaataacattttaatattgaaaGCAACTTTTtgatgtcttttttttttaattttatgtgccttttaattaatttattttattttattttatttttttatttattcatctaaCTTCTCGACCCCTCGTTATCTTTTGatagtcataattttttttatctttttgcaTCCCGTTTTACGCTATTGTTTAAAgataacttattattttgtatatattttattaaataataaatactttaaaattattttattttaaaaagtactaTAAAATTTGCACAAATATAGAATGTGCCACAAATTACTAGTTATTCATTCATTGAGAAGCCCTTCAGATAAAAAAAGgccaaaaaagaattattaatattattcttattgttatatattgatactatttataaatataaaagacttaaaacaattaattttaatcgaCATCCTGCCGAGTGCCCACCCAACTTGGTGGGTGCCCAACATAGGGCGAAGGCCACTTTGGGTGTCGAGCACCAATCAAATTGGGTGGCACCCGTATGGGTGTCGTCGACTGAACCCTTTCTTATCATTGTTGAAGGTCTATTTATACTACTATACGCATTTAACGCGCACGGGTGAGAGggggtaaaaattattatacctCTTACTATATGAttgatcatattttttgaattgcaCATAAATTATACagtaaatatattgaatttattaaataattgattgagATGTAATCAAACTCAATCTTCACATTGAACTTTAGGGACAATAACTGAGTTACATTTGAAGTGAAGAAAGCAATGATCAAATGGTCTTAAATTAGAAGCCAATTTTCAGTTGGAAATGAAAATGACTTAAACCAACCCCGTTTTagaatttcttattttctccttTGTAACTATTACAATCtgaattattctattttatcccatattaaattaatacatgaaCGTTACGTGtacaatgtaatttttattaattaaaataattaattatacttagatctcatttgaaatttcggaattatgttttttccaaagaaattttaaaattatactcaTACCCTCTTAAaaaattcactgtttacaCCTTACCCATTCGTTAGAGTTTAGACGAAAAATCCTGACGTTAACtaaatacatacaaaattttaatgttactcctcatttaacattcacatataataattttgtacttaaaaagaaaaatatgtaatgatgttaatatcactatatacatatactatGTTTAACcctttatgtataaatatatacttaaaaatattacataagggtaaaattaaaaatttatgtaattttatttttgctaatgtcaatattttttgtctaaatCCTAATGATAGGGTACCGAtgtaaatagtgaatttttagAGGATGTGTAAATggagtttcaattttttttttaaaaaaattataatttatatttttagaggatctacatgtaattaattctaattaaaatatataagtgcccgacttattattttatatcctATTTCTTCGCCCAAGAGTATAAGCTATGATTTTTTGCCCCCTTGACTTCCTTTACTTAGCATTTCCTCCAACCAAACAAACCGTAAAGAAGTTAAAAGGTGTATTATAGGCCTTAAATTTAGGGTTTTCCACTTCAACGTGTGTGCAATCAATCTTAAGAGGAAAAATAATACtacatgtacatatatatatacacccaTTGTGATAAGGGGTGACAATGTGTCACGAGCGTGCTCTTTTATCTCGCagtgaaatgtaattttcatatatttttagccTGTGCGACGTCTCAGGTTATGCCTAACATTTGATCAGCTTTCGCACATATCAGAGTATACCGACAGTCCATCGCGTGTCCTTAACATTGGAGCTTGCTAGCGCGACATCCGAACGCCTCCCTGCGCGGCATGCGCTCGCCTATTCGAAATACCCATACTCGCCGAGGCTCTCGGCACTCTCGCCTTAGCTTCTCGCACACAATCTCGAAACCTGCCGACGCATTTCTcaatggcaaggagcatcctcgcTCTGCCTCGGTATTTCAGTGCTACGCATGCGCCCACAACGCCTATCTCATGCCCAACGCTCTGCATTCTAGGCGCACGCCCTCATCTTGGTTGCCTTCTATGCCTCGCCCGAGTAGGACCGCATCATAAGTTTGAGGCTCATTCTGCCATCATCCTGCCTTGATCTCACATGGCATGCCCAACATGCATTCTTGCCTTTCGACTTGGCTTCATATTATGCCCACAGTGCGGCGGCGTCCCACGACCGCTCATCTTTAGCCAACGGACACCTATGGATGGCTAGAACTCGATATCGCATAccatgagttggatcacgaggCCTTGGAGTGTTTGCCTCGATCACACATTTGCATGAGAGGTGTTGCCCTTGATATCTCGCAGCCCACGGGGCAACCTTGCGCGTCACACGGAGCCTCTCGGCCGTATTGGCGCCCAACATAGGCCATCCTGGCCCTACGCTGCTCGTCAGGTTTCCAAGCCCCTCAGGGACTCTAGCGCTCCTCTGAGCTGCATAGAGCCAGCTCTTGAAGGCGCCCATCATGCCCCCAAGAGAATGCCCATTTAGTGCAGACGTTGTCTCATGCTTCTGCCGTCGTGCACGGGGAGGGCTGGCTGGAGCCCACATTGCATGCCCtccttataataggcttaaaaagaTTTTCTCTTATTCCAAGAGTAGAACATTGAAAGGGCTGAGGAGTGCACTTTTTCCACATCTCCTTCGACCGACGTCCAAATCACGTCCCACTTGAACCGTAGTGTAGCCTACGACTTCCACATCATAACTATAGAGTTTCAGCCCCATCCGATCATCCATGGCTGAGGAATTGCTCCCGCAATACTGTGAAACTACAGTCTCGCTGCTACTCTGGCAGATTCTGAACATCGTCGTCGTTCCCTACCGAAACGGAACCATCTACCTCTGAAACATCTTGGAGCTGCTCC
This Sesamum indicum cultivar Zhongzhi No. 13 linkage group LG5, S_indicum_v1.0, whole genome shotgun sequence DNA region includes the following protein-coding sequences:
- the LOC105162549 gene encoding cytoplasmic tRNA 2-thiolation protein 2, with the protein product MSCNSGTCESGCYREEYSGDDVRHNRPLVTGNSQESNGVSSRGGYSNSHGLCIKCKVNETIASTHQSVAAGGGDSIRFCADCFRSNLFGKFRFAVTSNAMISPSDNVLVAFSGGPGSRVALQFVHEMQHKSQKNFDASRDRSLPVFGVGVAYIDESIIFPIPSNDFDSGLDEMKLIVSSLAPPAKQFFVVPTESIYSPDCAAGRDQLTKLASAVNDVTGKEDLLEHLRMLSLQKIATENGYAKIVLGTCTSRIACHVLEATIKGQGFSLSADIQYVDARWEIPVMLPLRDCLSEELNTLCSLDSLKTIEVFQQPRSGINGLIASFVKLLQHENPSRESTIVRTAGKLTPFCFNRIPEVGHDNGHLASQRRQKKYNLKPNESLPPESFCIICNSPLKKSGNTIFNDLDDGETRAAAACSSCQYQILPRDLSSLEYFYSLLPQSMCARARDSSISHELLRDQIQDCLLSDSNDGT